In one Platichthys flesus chromosome 3, fPlaFle2.1, whole genome shotgun sequence genomic region, the following are encoded:
- the gadd45ga gene encoding growth arrest and DNA-damage-inducible, gamma a gives MTLEEIRGQENAMDNADRVQSAGAALEELLISAKKQDYLTVGVYESAKVMNVDPDSVAFCVLATDEEYECDIALQIHFTLIQAFCFDNDINVVRVNDIARLADLVGADGTGEPKDAHCILVTSPSANPWKDPALDKLSHFCEESRSAYDWVPTITLPER, from the exons ATGACTCTGGAAGAGATCCGCGGACAAGAGAACGCAATGGATAACGCAGATAG GGTGCAAAGTGCAGGCGCAgcgctggaggagctgctcatcTCCGCCAAGAAGCAGGACTACCTGACAGTCGGAGTCTACGAATCTGCCAAAGTCATGAATGT TGATCCAGACAGCGTGGCTTTCTGCGTGCTCGCCACGGATGAGGAGTACGAGTGCGACATCGCTCTGCAGATCCACTTCACCCTCATCCAGGCTTTCTGCTTCGACAACGACATCAACGTGGTGCGAGTCAACGACATCGCGCGCCTGGCCGACCTCGTGGGCGCCGACGGCACCGGCGAGCCCAAGGACGCGCACTGCATTCTTGTCACG AGCCCCAGTGCAAACCCGTGGAAAGACCCCGCTCTGGACAAGCTGAGCCACTTCTGTGAGGAGAGCCGCAGCGCGTATGACTGGGTGCCCACCATCACCCTCCCAGAGCGCTGA
- the creb3l3l gene encoding cAMP responsive element binding protein 3-like 3 like: protein MSVTKELPDMDGADLLGLLFQDGEDGSTEPFFPYGNGLIESWLSEQDMLTGMDTEDFLSSLLEEEDNMGSICPSHSPLGSDSGISDDSSTVVGNTNLPGSPSPQGSDSDVVPSPSYSQPSPVPSDPALVPGEVHTESPEALTVQSDHCYSLLQSEGKDMDALQSVRAERPDTDVFIDLDDLVTEEMEMEEDITSELPCTLSMEDSPEDSMLLNTDEFQFEDIVLTEEEKRLLAKEGASLPTHMPLTKAEERTLKRVRRKIRNKQSAQESRKKKKVYVDGLENRVAICTAHNLELQKKVQMLHKQNISLIEQLRKLQSIVKMSTMKASTTSTCVMVFLLSFCLIIFPSVNPFGGNTAEKEIYTPTSIISRTLRSVPQESTDALSYLEPEEDVLPFVPQAEVDNVKAIFAMSQKNHTPDYQRVEQPDSETGVNSNSSADFPAPAQAAEMKPGPAGVLGSLQEGAIDAVMPSADAKDNWIERNPPSVIIQQHRSDEM from the exons ATGTCAGTCACTAAGGAGCTTCCAGACATGGATGGAGCAGACCTGCTGGGGCTGCTGTTCCAAGATGGAGAGGACGGATCTACGGAGCCCTTCTTCCCATATGGGAACGGGCTCATCGAATCCTGGCTGTCTGAACAAGAT ATGCTGACAGGTATGGACACTGAAGACTTTCTGTCCAGCTTGTTGGAGGAAGAAGACAACATGGGGTCCATCTGTCCCTCTCATTCTCCCCTGGGCAGCGACAGTGGTATTTCTGATGACAGCAGCACTGTAGTTGGAAACACCAATCTTCCGGGCAGCCCGAGTCCCCAAGGCAGCGATAGTGACGTTGTGCCAAGCCCAAGTTACTCGCAGCCCAGTCCAGTTCCCTCGGACCCTGCCCTGGTCCCTGGAGAGGTGCACACGGAGAGCCCGGAGGCCCTAACAGTCCAGTCAGATCACTGCTACTCTCTGCTACAGAGCGAGGGGAAGGACATGGATGCCCTGCAGAGTGTGAGGGCAGAGAGGCCAGATACAGATGTCTTCATTGATCTGG ACGACCTGGTGACCGAGGaaatggagatggaggaggacatCACCAGCGAGCTGCCCTGCACCTTGTCCATGGAGGACTCACCAGAGGATTCCATGCTGCTCAACACAGACGAG TTTCAGTTCGAAGACATTGTtctcactgaggaggagaagcggCTCCTGGCGAAAGAGGGAGCCTCCCTCCCCACACACATGCCTCTCACTAAA gcagaggagaggacctTGAAGAGGGTCAGGAGGAAGATCCGCAACAAGCAGTCTGCTCAGGAAAGccgcaagaagaagaaggtgtaTGTCGATGGACTGGAAAACAG GGTTGCCATTTGTACTGCACACAACCTGGAATTACAGAAGAAAGTCCAAATGCTCCACAAACAGAACAT CTCTTTGATAGAACAACTGAGGAAACTTCAGTCCATCGTGAAGATGTCCACCATGAAGGCCAGCACTACCAGCACTTGTGTTATG GTtttcctgctctctttctgtctcatcATCTTCCCGTCAGTCAATCCGTTCGGTGGGAacacagcagagaaagagaTCTACACACCCACATCCA TCATCTCCCGAACCCTGCGCTCCGTTCCACAAGAAAGCACAGACGCCCTCTCCTACCTCGAGCCTGAAGAGGACGTGCTTCCCTTCGTGCCCCAGGCGGAGGTGGACAACGTCAAAGCCATCTTCGCCATGAGTCAGAAGAACCACACCCCTGACTACCAAAGGGTGGAGCAGCCCGACTCGGAGACCGGCGTCAACAGCAACTCCTCGGCAGACTTCCCCGCCCCTGCTCAGGCCGCGGAGATGAAGCCGGGTCCTGCTGGAGTGTTAGGGTCTTTACAGGAAGGAGCCATTGACGCGGTCATGCCGTCTGCCGATGCAAAGGATAACTGGATAGAGCGGAACCCGCCATCTGTCATAATACAGCAGCACCGCTCTGATGAGATGTAG
- the nim1ka gene encoding serine/threonine-protein kinase NIM1 — protein MTAVCPAENSPEGTAAGARTAGSKGSASGPAGTAGSSSVSGVETGRESNGDSVGGTAVVTGGQRFSRWSRQDSSDINTDDEGATIRRLTPLERLNLDMCQDDRVVREMTVGRRIGFYKIRGEIGVGNFSHVKLGIHALTKDKVAIKILDKTKLDQKTQRLLSREISSMERLHHPNIIRLYEVVETLTRLHLVMEYAGGGELYTKITTEGKLSDADGKIVFAQILSAVHHMHESNIIHRDLKAENVFYTGSSCVKVGDFGFSTLSRRDETLNTFCGSPPYAAPELFRDEHYVGIFVDVWALGVMLFFMMTGAMPFRAETVAKLKRCILEGAYILPSWVPEACQRLIRGILQPIPSDRCKVEQMMGCEWLLPVEFPRSMEPFKLDPSYLAEGDPPELREEEMEVKAALETLGITSEHILNNQGKDCRSSITGVYRILLHRAHKRRAVHSVPAVAKVVGPTKTSKKERLKVYRNLRHTSKLCVIL, from the exons ATGACTGCTGTCTGCCCCGCTGAGAACAGTCCAGAGGGGACTGCAGCCGGGGCCAGGACAGCAGGTTCTAAGGGGTCGGCGTCGGGGCCGGCGGGCACTGCTGGGAGCAGCTCAGTTTCCGGTGTAGAGACCGGGAGGGAGTCTAACGGAGACTCAGTCGGAGGCACAGCTGTGGTAACTGGTGGCCAAAGGTTCAGCCGCTGGAGCCGCCAGGACAGTTCCGACATCAACACGGACGATGAGGGAGCCACCATCCGCCGCCTCACTCCACTGGAACGCCTGAACCTGGATATGTGCCAGGATGACAG GGTCGTCCGCGAGATGACAGTGGGAAGAAGAATTGGCTTCTACAAAATTCGAGGGGAGATCGGTGTTGGAAATTTCTCCCATGTCAAGCTGGGAATTCACGCCCTCACCAAAG ACAAGGTGGCCATAAAGATCCTGGACAAAACCAAGCTGGATCAGAAGACCCAGAGGCTGCTGTCCAGAGAGATCTCAAGCATGGAGAGACTGCACCATCCAAACATCATACGCCTCTATGAG GTGGTGGAGACGTTGACACGGCTACACTTGGTGATGGAGTATGCGGGGGGAGGGGAGCTCTACACCAAAATTACCACGGAAGGGAAACTTTCTGACGCCGACGGCAAGATTGTCTTTGCTCAGATCCTCTCTGCTGTTCATCACATG CACGAGAGCAACATCATCCACCGTGACCTGAAGGCAGAGAACGTCTTCTACACCGGCAGCTCGTGTGTCAAGGTGGGGGACTTTGGCTTCAGCACGCTGAGCCGCCGGGATGAGACACTCAACACGTTCTGCGGCTCCCCGCCTTACGCTGCGCCTGAGCTCTTTCGAGACGAGCATTACGTCGGCATCTTTGTAGACGTCTGGGCCCTCGGTGTGATGCTGTTCTTTATGATGACGGGCGCCATGCCCTTCAGGGCGGAGACGGTGGCCAAACTGAAGCGATgcatcctggagggggcctacATCCTGCCCTCCTGGGTGCCAGAGGCGTGCCAGAGGCTGATCAGAGGGATCCTTCAACCCATTCCATCTGACCGCTGCAAGGTGGAGCAGATGATGGGCTGTGAGTGGCTCCTCCCTGTGGAATTCCCGCGGTCCATGGAGCCCTTTAAACTGGACCCATCCTACCTTGCAGAGGGGGATCCACCTGAactcagggaggaggagatggaggtaaAGGCAGCGCTGGAGACCCTGGGAATCACCTCAGAACACATTCTCAACAACCAGGGGAAGGACTGCAGGAGCTCCATCACCGGGGTCTACAGGATCCTGCTGCACCGCGCTCACAAGAGGCGGGCTGTTCACAGCGTGCCTGCAGTCGCCAAGGTTGTCGGACCAACTAAAACAAGTAAAAAGGAGCGACTAAAAGTGTACCGTAATTTACGGCACACGTCTAAACTCTGCGTGATTCTGTGA